In Clostridium sporogenes, one genomic interval encodes:
- a CDS encoding response regulator transcription factor — MTNILIIEDDRLLNRGIKYVLMKDKYNVISSYSYDRGYNEFLNNNMDLILLDIKLMNKSGLKLCEEIRKISEVPIIFITANDTEQDIVKGFKKGCDDYIAKPFSMEILRQRIKAVLKRTNIQDKNIFKYKDITIDYNMMTLKKDKKIIKLTTTEYKIIELLTKNKNQVMPRKIILEKLWDANGNFVDENALSVNIRRLRQKIEDNPKKPKYIITIFGTGYTWGEI, encoded by the coding sequence TTGACAAATATATTAATAATAGAAGATGACAGACTTTTAAATAGAGGTATAAAATATGTACTGATGAAAGATAAATATAATGTTATTAGCTCTTATAGTTATGATAGGGGATATAATGAATTTTTAAATAATAATATGGATTTAATATTACTTGATATAAAACTAATGAATAAAAGTGGACTAAAGCTTTGCGAAGAAATTCGTAAGATTTCAGAGGTACCTATAATTTTTATAACGGCTAATGATACGGAGCAAGATATAGTAAAGGGTTTTAAAAAAGGATGTGATGACTATATAGCAAAGCCATTTTCTATGGAAATTTTAAGGCAAAGAATTAAAGCGGTATTAAAAAGAACTAATATACAAGATAAAAACATATTTAAGTATAAAGACATAACTATTGATTATAATATGATGACTTTAAAAAAAGATAAGAAAATAATAAAGTTAACTACAACAGAATATAAGATCATAGAATTACTCACTAAAAATAAGAATCAAGTTATGCCTAGAAAAATAATATTAGAAAAATTATGGGATGCTAATGGTAATTTTGTAGATGAAAATGCATTAAGTGTAAATATTCGTAGGTTAAGACAAAAGATAGAGGACAACCCTAAAAAACCTAAGTATATAATTACTATATTTGGAACTGGATATACATGGGGTGAGATTTAA
- a CDS encoding MATE family efflux transporter: MSQGLQLVVGTNYGANLFKRVKKCTNTFILGSTVLALAFWIPIELFPRQVLSLMITDTSVANEGISNFRMIYSSFPVLGAYINFKII, translated from the coding sequence ATGAGCCAAGGATTACAGCTAGTAGTTGGAACTAATTATGGAGCAAATTTATTTAAAAGGGTAAAAAAGTGTACAAATACTTTTATATTAGGATCTACTGTACTAGCCCTTGCATTTTGGATACCTATAGAATTGTTTCCTAGACAAGTGCTATCACTAATGATAACAGATACATCTGTAGCTAATGAAGGTATAAGCAATTTTAGAATGATATATAGCTCATTTCCAGTATTGGGAGCATATATAAATTTTAAAATAATTTAA
- a CDS encoding ABC transporter permease, whose translation MKFQNNNKAIIKKLTKNSIKANKIRNIFAIIAIAITTILFTSLFTIGMGMKNSIEQQTMRQVGGFAHGTYKYITQDQLDKIKKHPSIKEFGYSIMLNSAENIELLKHYTEIRYATDTQAKMFFSSPTKGKMPRKENEIATDTAVLDLLGVQHKIGEKVRVEYYIDKEKFSKEFILAGFWQNDEVMPASMMFVSKQFIDRNIGDRINKPHKPGDYVGTINADIMFKNSRNIEEKMKKVIADSGFSFDKSPNSIAFGVNWAYLNTNNDNDPSIIAAVVGALLLIIFTGYLIIYNIFQISVIKDIRFYGLLKTVGTSSKQIKKLIKNQALLLSVIGIPIGLILGYVIGNVLLPIIISTSNIKTSYISFSPIIFIGSAVFAIITVLISCRKPGKIAAKVSPVEATRYVDTTVKFKKEKRSSNGGKIYNMAKYNMLRNKRKTILVVISISLSLIILNSVVTFVKGFSMDKFIEHEIATDFIAANANYFTVNKHFSTENDVISEEMISNINKLDGIKGGGKIYYNVKPSSVIVNGKQIDLQLYGMDIFPLSKLNVVEGKIDLEKFKTGKYIIENLGSDDNGRVRTGESKCKIGDKVTVELGNNVIKQYEVMAKVELKHNMSVRYSIKDSAQMCIPSSEFKKEIEEPLTMSYVFDVDDKYVGKTEKFLDNYTKIIEPQMNYESKQKYENAFKKLENMFLLVGGVTSLIIGAIGILNFINAMLTSIISRRREFAMLQSIGMTNKQLNKMLILEGVFYALGAIVSSIILSSIVSLTIVKTIGSSLWFFKYKFILTPILISSPILVLISIIVPFVIYINVNKQTIVERLRESE comes from the coding sequence ATGAAATTTCAAAATAATAATAAAGCTATTATAAAGAAGCTTACTAAAAATAGTATAAAAGCTAATAAAATCAGAAATATATTTGCAATTATTGCAATAGCTATAACAACTATATTATTTACATCTTTGTTTACTATAGGCATGGGAATGAAAAATTCAATTGAACAGCAAACTATGAGACAAGTAGGAGGATTTGCTCATGGAACTTATAAATATATAACACAGGATCAACTTGATAAAATTAAAAAACATCCTTCTATAAAAGAATTTGGATATTCTATTATGTTAAATTCAGCGGAAAATATAGAATTGTTGAAGCATTATACTGAAATTAGATATGCTACAGATACTCAGGCAAAAATGTTTTTTTCTAGTCCAACAAAAGGAAAAATGCCTAGAAAGGAAAATGAAATAGCAACAGATACAGCTGTTCTTGACTTGCTAGGAGTGCAGCACAAAATAGGAGAAAAGGTTAGAGTAGAATATTATATTGATAAAGAAAAATTTTCTAAGGAGTTTATTTTAGCAGGTTTTTGGCAAAATGATGAGGTTATGCCTGCAAGCATGATGTTTGTATCTAAACAATTTATTGATAGAAATATTGGAGATAGAATTAATAAGCCTCATAAACCAGGAGATTATGTAGGAACTATAAATGCAGATATTATGTTTAAAAATAGTAGAAACATTGAGGAAAAAATGAAAAAAGTTATAGCTGACAGTGGTTTTAGCTTTGATAAATCACCTAATTCCATTGCCTTTGGAGTAAATTGGGCTTATCTAAATACAAACAATGATAACGATCCATCCATTATAGCTGCAGTTGTTGGGGCACTTTTATTAATTATTTTTACAGGATATTTGATAATATATAATATTTTTCAGATATCTGTAATTAAGGATATTCGTTTTTATGGATTGCTTAAAACAGTTGGTACCTCTTCAAAACAAATAAAAAAACTTATAAAAAATCAAGCACTGTTGCTATCTGTTATAGGAATTCCAATTGGTCTTATCTTGGGTTATGTAATTGGAAATGTGCTTTTACCTATTATTATAAGCACAAGTAATATTAAAACAAGTTATATATCCTTTAGTCCTATTATTTTTATTGGATCTGCAGTATTTGCAATTATTACGGTACTAATAAGTTGTAGAAAACCTGGTAAAATTGCAGCAAAGGTTTCTCCAGTAGAAGCAACAAGATATGTAGATACTACTGTTAAATTTAAAAAAGAGAAAAGGTCTTCAAATGGTGGCAAGATTTATAATATGGCTAAATACAATATGCTAAGAAATAAGAGAAAAACTATTTTGGTAGTTATTTCAATATCCCTAAGTTTAATAATTCTTAACTCAGTAGTTACTTTTGTAAAAGGTTTTAGTATGGATAAATTTATAGAACATGAGATAGCGACTGATTTTATAGCAGCTAATGCTAATTATTTTACTGTGAATAAGCATTTTTCAACGGAAAATGATGTTATATCTGAAGAAATGATTAGCAATATAAATAAACTTGATGGAATTAAAGGGGGAGGAAAAATTTATTATAATGTTAAACCTAGTAGTGTAATTGTAAATGGAAAACAAATAGACTTGCAATTATATGGGATGGATATTTTTCCTTTATCTAAATTAAATGTAGTTGAAGGTAAAATAGATTTAGAAAAATTTAAAACAGGTAAGTATATTATTGAAAATCTGGGTTCAGATGATAATGGGAGAGTCAGGACTGGAGAAAGTAAATGTAAAATAGGGGATAAGGTTACTGTGGAACTGGGAAATAATGTAATTAAACAATATGAAGTTATGGCAAAAGTAGAACTTAAACACAATATGTCTGTTAGGTATTCAATTAAAGATAGTGCACAAATGTGTATTCCATCATCAGAATTTAAAAAAGAAATAGAAGAACCATTAACAATGTCTTATGTGTTTGATGTAGATGATAAATATGTAGGCAAAACAGAAAAATTTTTAGATAACTATACTAAAATTATTGAACCACAAATGAATTATGAATCAAAACAAAAATATGAAAATGCGTTTAAAAAATTAGAAAATATGTTTTTATTAGTAGGTGGTGTTACTAGTTTAATAATTGGAGCAATTGGAATATTAAATTTTATAAACGCTATGCTTACAAGTATAATATCAAGAAGAAGAGAATTTGCAATGTTACAAAGTATAGGTATGACTAATAAACAACTAAATAAGATGCTAATATTAGAGGGAGTTTTTTATGCTTTAGGAGCAATAGTTAGTTCTATAATACTAAGTAGTATAGTATCTTTAACAATTGTCAAAACAATTGGAAGTAGTTTATGGTTTTTTAAATATAAATTTATATTAACTCCAATTTTAATTTCGTCACCAATCTTAGTTCTAATATCAATAATAGTTCCTTTTGTTATATATATAAATGTAAATAAGCAAACTATTGTTGAAAGATTAAGAGAATCAGAATAA
- a CDS encoding sensor histidine kinase — protein sequence MKFNFKIALYFFMIVFCCILFDLYAWFKYKNINFMMLIIIFSILMIMLSIMLIYVLKRYMEHILIQLSEVIESITDMNENEVFSVLNDDMLSKLQSQVIKLTNILKAQNRRIKYERDEIKSLISDISHQLKTPLSNLKLYYEILQDTSIPKEEYDEFNFNMKSQIEKLSFLLESMIKMSRLESGIIKLTPNKVSINDVCLIAIKQVYKKAKDKNIEIKFNIAEDIVLSIDKNWTTEAIFNIIDNAAKYTNNNGTIVVDSTKYEMFARIDIKDNGVGIDGKEINSIFKRFYRGEGSENEEGVGIGLYLSRQIIEKQNGYIKVKSRLQEGSIFSIFIPC from the coding sequence ATGAAATTTAATTTTAAAATAGCTTTGTATTTTTTTATGATAGTGTTTTGCTGTATTTTGTTTGATTTATATGCATGGTTTAAATATAAAAATATAAATTTTATGATGTTGATTATAATATTTTCAATTTTAATGATAATGTTATCTATAATGCTTATATATGTTTTAAAGAGATACATGGAACATATTCTAATACAACTTTCAGAGGTTATTGAATCTATTACAGATATGAATGAGAATGAAGTTTTTTCTGTTTTAAATGATGATATGTTATCAAAACTTCAATCTCAGGTTATTAAATTGACTAATATACTGAAAGCGCAAAATAGAAGAATAAAATATGAGAGAGATGAGATAAAATCCTTAATTTCAGATATTTCACATCAACTAAAAACTCCTTTGTCAAATTTAAAACTGTATTATGAGATTTTACAAGATACTTCAATTCCCAAAGAGGAATATGATGAGTTTAATTTTAATATGAAAAGTCAGATTGAAAAGCTAAGTTTTTTGCTTGAAAGTATGATTAAAATGTCACGGCTTGAAAGTGGTATAATTAAACTAACTCCTAATAAAGTAAGCATAAATGATGTTTGTTTAATTGCAATAAAGCAAGTATATAAAAAAGCAAAAGATAAAAATATAGAAATTAAGTTTAATATTGCAGAAGATATTGTTTTAAGTATTGATAAAAATTGGACCACAGAAGCTATTTTTAACATTATAGATAATGCTGCGAAATATACAAATAATAATGGAACTATTGTAGTTGATAGTACAAAATATGAAATGTTTGCAAGAATAGATATAAAAGATAATGGAGTAGGCATAGATGGAAAAGAAATAAATAGTATTTTTAAAAGATTTTATAGAGGCGAAGGTAGTGAAAATGAGGAAGGGGTAGGTATAGGATTATATTTATCAAGACAAATCATAGAAAAACAAAATGGATATATTAAAGTAAAATCCAGACTTCAAGAGGGATCTATTTTTTCAATATTCATACCCTGTTAA
- the tyrS gene encoding tyrosine--tRNA ligase yields the protein MKSIEEQIKIISKGVDEIINVEDLKSKLEKSQKTGKPLTVKLGLDPTAPDIHIGHSVVLRKIRQLQDLGHRAVIIIGDFTGRIGDPTGKSKTRKPLTQEEVMFNAKTYEEQIFKIIDKDKTDLKFNSEWLGKLSLRDTIELTSKYTVARMLEREDFKKRFESHSSIGIHEFFYPLLQAFDSVTLRADIELGGTDQRFNLLMGRTIQKDFDQESQVAILMPLLEGTDGKDKMSKSLGNYIGINEDANDIYGKVMSIPDEMIVKYYELATDIHPDEVAKIKARLEEEKVNPRDIKMELAKEIVRLYHGEEASIKAEENFKNIFQQGNIPEDIDTIEVNLDEINIVDLIVKAKFAPSKNEARRLVKQDAVKINGEKVDEECKIKNEDILQVGKKKFIKILSEN from the coding sequence ATGAAAAGTATAGAAGAGCAAATAAAAATAATATCTAAAGGTGTAGATGAGATTATAAATGTAGAGGATTTAAAAAGTAAATTAGAAAAATCGCAAAAGACAGGAAAACCTCTGACAGTTAAATTAGGATTAGATCCTACAGCACCTGATATTCATATAGGTCATTCAGTGGTTTTAAGAAAAATAAGGCAATTGCAAGACTTAGGACATAGAGCAGTTATAATAATAGGAGATTTTACAGGAAGAATAGGAGATCCAACAGGAAAGTCTAAAACTAGAAAACCATTGACACAAGAAGAAGTTATGTTTAATGCTAAAACCTATGAAGAACAAATATTTAAAATAATAGATAAAGATAAGACTGATTTAAAATTTAATAGCGAATGGTTAGGTAAACTATCTTTAAGAGATACTATAGAGTTAACTTCAAAATATACAGTGGCTAGAATGCTTGAAAGAGAAGATTTTAAAAAGAGATTTGAAAGTCACTCTAGTATAGGGATACACGAATTCTTTTACCCATTACTACAAGCCTTTGATTCTGTTACTTTAAGAGCAGATATAGAGTTAGGGGGAACAGATCAAAGATTTAACCTTCTTATGGGAAGAACCATACAAAAGGATTTTGACCAAGAAAGTCAAGTAGCTATTCTTATGCCATTATTAGAAGGAACAGATGGAAAAGACAAAATGAGCAAAAGTTTAGGAAACTATATAGGAATAAATGAAGATGCCAATGATATATATGGAAAAGTTATGTCTATACCAGATGAAATGATAGTTAAATACTATGAATTAGCTACAGATATACATCCAGATGAAGTAGCAAAAATAAAAGCAAGATTAGAAGAGGAAAAAGTTAACCCAAGAGATATTAAAATGGAATTAGCTAAAGAAATAGTAAGACTATATCATGGAGAAGAAGCATCTATAAAAGCAGAAGAAAACTTCAAAAATATATTCCAACAAGGAAATATACCAGAAGATATAGATACTATAGAGGTAAATTTAGACGAAATAAATATAGTAGATTTAATAGTTAAAGCAAAATTTGCTCCTAGTAAAAACGAGGCTAGAAGATTAGTAAAGCAAGATGCAGTAAAAATAAATGGAGAAAAAGTAGATGAAGAATGTAAAATAAAAAATGAAGATATACTTCAAGTAGGAAAGAAGAAGTTTATAAAAATATTAAGTGAAAATTAA
- a CDS encoding GntR family transcriptional regulator: MNFNFNEDIPIYQQIANSIEDGILKGIYEEETKIPSTTEISVTYKINPATVGKGFNLLVSEEIIYKKRGVGMFVCSGAREKLKEKRKHKFFDSYILTLIDEAKRLGITIDEIMDMIKGRYGNE; encoded by the coding sequence ATGAATTTTAATTTTAACGAGGATATTCCTATATATCAGCAAATTGCTAATTCAATCGAGGATGGAATATTAAAAGGCATTTATGAAGAAGAAACTAAAATTCCATCAACAACAGAAATTTCAGTAACTTATAAAATAAATCCAGCTACGGTAGGTAAAGGATTCAATTTGTTAGTTAGTGAAGAAATAATTTATAAGAAAAGAGGGGTAGGTATGTTTGTTTGTAGTGGTGCAAGAGAAAAGTTGAAGGAAAAAAGAAAGCACAAATTTTTTGATAGCTATATTTTAACTCTTATAGATGAAGCTAAAAGACTAGGAATAACTATAGATGAAATAATGGATATGATAAAAGGGAGGTATGGCAATGAGTAA
- a CDS encoding GNAT family N-acetyltransferase, which produces MSFKIKKFNELSVEEIYEILKIRNEVFIVEQECPYEDCDGKDKNAYHLFYMEEGKVISYLRILQKGLSYDEISIGRVLVNKDYRGKGLARKSILQAIDFIQNNLKENSIRISAQHYLIDFYKSFGFKPVSEVYLEDNIPHIEMLYKKDISI; this is translated from the coding sequence ATGAGTTTCAAAATAAAAAAGTTTAATGAATTGAGCGTAGAAGAAATATATGAAATACTAAAAATAAGAAATGAAGTTTTTATTGTAGAACAGGAATGCCCTTATGAAGATTGCGATGGCAAAGACAAAAATGCATATCATTTATTTTATATGGAAGAAGGAAAGGTTATTTCTTATTTAAGAATATTACAAAAAGGCTTATCTTATGATGAAATATCTATAGGAAGAGTTTTAGTGAATAAGGATTATCGTGGTAAAGGTTTGGCAAGAAAATCTATTTTACAAGCCATAGATTTTATACAAAATAATTTAAAAGAAAACTCTATAAGAATTTCAGCACAACATTATTTAATAGATTTTTATAAAAGTTTTGGATTTAAACCGGTATCAGAGGTTTATTTGGAGGATAATATTCCACATATAGAGATGTTATATAAAAAGGATATATCTATATAA
- a CDS encoding family 14 glycosylhydrolase, with the protein MYYGNKSLKKYGNFILSLVLAFALSLCFTFKTFAANIKPDYKCCVMGPLEKVDNWNDFKKQLITLKNNEVYAITTDVWWGYVESEGDNKFDWSYYKTYGDTVRAAGLKWIPIISTHECGSNVGDSVNIPLPSWLWEKDTADNMKFKDENGVYNKETLSPWWSDTVKQYDELYESFASNFSSYKDIIAKIYLSSGPAGELRFPSYNPSTGWSRGFLQCYTKAAKLDFQNAMKNKYNTISRLNSEWGTSLKSFEQVSPPTDGDNFFVNGYKTNYGNDFLTWYQGVLIKHLSNIATKAHNRFDPVFGVTIGAKVSGVHWLINSTNMPHAAEYCAGYYNYSTLLDQFKKSNLDLTFTCLEKEDSNPYNYPYSAPKSLVINIANLAREKGIKYFGENASDIYNNKKAYENCAEMLFNYDFSGFTLLRLKNIVNYDGTPTAEMAPFADILAIKPVTVTFTVSNVNLESDENLYLTGSRWEMANWSTEFYPLQFKNNNGNVIWQGGYNQFYNVPKGGDSYTWSW; encoded by the coding sequence ATGTATTATGGTAATAAAAGTTTAAAAAAATATGGAAATTTTATTTTATCTTTAGTATTAGCTTTTGCTTTAAGCCTGTGTTTTACATTTAAAACCTTTGCAGCAAATATAAAGCCAGATTATAAATGTTGTGTAATGGGACCATTAGAGAAAGTAGATAATTGGAATGATTTTAAGAAGCAATTAATAACTCTTAAAAATAATGAAGTTTACGCTATTACTACAGATGTATGGTGGGGATATGTTGAAAGTGAAGGTGATAATAAGTTTGACTGGAGTTACTACAAAACTTATGGGGATACTGTTCGTGCTGCAGGATTAAAGTGGATACCTATTATATCAACTCATGAATGTGGTAGTAATGTAGGTGATTCTGTAAACATACCTTTGCCTTCATGGTTATGGGAAAAAGATACTGCTGATAACATGAAATTTAAGGATGAAAATGGAGTTTATAACAAAGAGACTCTTAGTCCATGGTGGTCTGATACAGTTAAACAGTATGATGAGCTTTATGAATCATTTGCGTCAAATTTTAGTTCATATAAAGATATTATAGCAAAAATATATCTTTCATCTGGACCAGCAGGTGAATTAAGATTTCCATCTTATAATCCATCAACAGGATGGTCTCGCGGATTTTTACAATGTTATACTAAAGCAGCTAAATTAGATTTCCAAAATGCTATGAAAAATAAATATAATACTATATCTAGACTTAATAGTGAATGGGGAACAAGCTTAAAGAGCTTTGAACAAGTCAGTCCTCCAACTGATGGAGATAATTTTTTTGTAAATGGATATAAAACAAACTATGGCAATGATTTCTTAACTTGGTATCAAGGTGTGCTTATAAAACATTTATCAAATATAGCAACTAAAGCACATAATCGTTTTGATCCAGTTTTTGGTGTTACAATAGGAGCAAAAGTATCAGGTGTTCACTGGTTAATAAACAGTACCAATATGCCGCATGCTGCAGAGTATTGTGCAGGCTATTATAATTACAGTACTTTGCTTGATCAGTTTAAGAAATCAAATTTAGATTTAACATTTACATGTCTTGAAAAGGAGGATTCAAATCCATATAATTATCCTTATTCAGCACCAAAAAGTCTTGTTATAAATATTGCAAACTTGGCTAGAGAAAAAGGTATAAAATATTTTGGAGAGAACGCATCAGATATTTATAATAATAAAAAAGCATATGAAAATTGTGCTGAAATGTTATTTAATTATGATTTTTCAGGGTTTACACTTTTAAGACTTAAAAATATAGTTAATTATGATGGAACACCTACTGCTGAAATGGCTCCTTTTGCGGATATTTTAGCCATTAAGCCAGTTACTGTAACATTTACAGTAAGTAATGTTAATTTAGAAAGCGATGAGAATTTATATTTAACTGGAAGTAGATGGGAGATGGCTAATTGGAGTACGGAATTTTATCCGTTACAATTTAAAAATAATAATGGAAATGTAATATGGCAAGGTGGTTACAATCAGTTTTATAATGTTCCAAAAGGTGGAGATTCCTATACGTGGAGTTGGTAA
- a CDS encoding ABC transporter ATP-binding protein yields the protein MSNIIIKNVTKSYQRKEALSNISINIEIGKIYGLLGRNGAGKTTLLHLISNRAILDSGEILIDGENVYENDKTLSKVYFMEEKNFFPESMKIVDVFKWTKEFYEDFDMEYAIKLSEIFNLNIKKKVKNLSTGYRSISKIIATLASGAEILIFDEPILGLDANHRELFYKELLKVYGEQEKTIIISTHIIEEISHLLEKVVILKEGKIIENNSAEDMLNLSYAVSGSSEAVDKYITSKNIINIETLGSYKKATILQERTKEDLDNIKKLELEISTVELQKLFIYLTNMEGK from the coding sequence ATGAGTAATATAATAATAAAAAATGTCACTAAATCATACCAAAGGAAAGAAGCATTATCAAATATTTCTATTAACATAGAAATTGGTAAAATATATGGTCTTCTTGGAAGAAATGGAGCAGGAAAAACAACCCTCTTACATCTTATAAGTAATAGGGCTATTTTAGATAGTGGAGAAATCTTAATAGATGGTGAGAATGTTTATGAAAATGACAAGACTCTTTCTAAAGTTTATTTTATGGAAGAAAAAAATTTCTTCCCTGAGTCAATGAAAATAGTAGATGTTTTCAAATGGACAAAAGAATTTTATGAAGATTTTGATATGGAATATGCTATTAAATTGAGTGAAATCTTTAATTTAAATATAAAGAAAAAAGTAAAAAATTTATCAACAGGATATAGATCAATAAGTAAAATTATTGCTACTTTAGCTTCAGGGGCAGAAATTTTAATTTTTGATGAACCTATTCTAGGATTAGATGCTAATCATAGAGAGCTTTTTTATAAAGAGTTGTTAAAGGTTTATGGGGAACAAGAAAAAACAATTATAATATCTACTCATATAATAGAGGAGATTTCTCATCTTTTAGAAAAAGTAGTTATATTAAAGGAAGGTAAAATAATAGAAAATAATTCTGCTGAAGATATGCTTAATTTATCTTATGCAGTTTCAGGTAGCAGTGAAGCTGTAGATAAATATATAACATCTAAAAATATAATAAATATAGAAACTTTAGGTTCATATAAAAAGGCTACAATATTGCAAGAAAGAACTAAAGAGGATTTGGATAATATAAAGAAACTGGAATTAGAAATTAGCACAGTAGAACTTCAAAAGTTATTTATATATTTAACAAATATGGAGGGAAAATAG
- a CDS encoding ABC transporter ATP-binding protein, which produces MSILKAIDLKKYYGEGANRVKALDGVNIEVNEGEFIAIVGTSGSGKSTLLHMLGGLDRPTCGNVIISNKNIFTMSDDELTVFRRRNIGFVFQNYNLVPILNVYENITLPIELDGGKIDKIYIDNIIKVLGLSSKINNTPNNLSGGQQQRVAIARALATKPSIILADEPTGNLDSKTSMEVMGLLKMTSKKFNQTIVMITHNEEIAQLADRTIHIEDGKIVGGVSYEISK; this is translated from the coding sequence ATGAGTATATTAAAAGCTATAGATCTTAAGAAATACTATGGAGAAGGGGCTAATAGAGTAAAAGCGTTAGATGGGGTTAATATTGAAGTGAATGAAGGTGAGTTTATAGCTATTGTAGGCACATCTGGAAGTGGTAAAAGTACTCTTTTGCATATGTTAGGTGGACTTGATAGGCCAACTTGTGGAAATGTAATTATAAGTAATAAGAATATATTTACAATGAGTGATGACGAGCTTACAGTATTTAGACGCAGAAATATAGGTTTTGTATTTCAAAATTATAATCTTGTACCTATATTAAATGTATATGAAAATATTACACTCCCAATAGAGCTTGATGGAGGAAAAATTGATAAAATATATATAGATAATATTATAAAAGTTTTAGGTTTAAGTAGTAAGATTAATAATACGCCTAATAATCTTTCAGGTGGCCAGCAGCAACGTGTTGCAATAGCAAGAGCATTAGCTACAAAGCCATCTATAATACTAGCAGATGAACCTACGGGAAATCTTGATAGCAAAACCAGTATGGAAGTCATGGGACTTTTGAAAATGACAAGCAAAAAGTTTAATCAAACAATAGTTATGATAACTCATAATGAAGAAATTGCACAACTTGCTGACAGAACAATTCATATTGAGGATGGTAAGATTGTTGGGGGTGTCTCCTATGAAATTTCAAAATAA